CGTCCAGATCTGCCAATCGGCGTTGCCTCTGCCGGCACATCCACCGTATGATGGCCGCCATGCAACTCTGCCCATCCTGCCGCCGGTCACAGCCGGAGATTCATCGGTTCTGCACCCAATGCGGCCAGCGCCTCGACACACAAGGCTCCGCGCAGCACCGCACACCCGCGCCCCCCTCGACACCAGAACAACTGAGCCTCAACGTCCTGTATGGCATGGTGGCGGCGCTGATCGTCGCGGTCCTGTTTCCGCCCTGGGAAACCCCTCCGTCCCAGCCGCCGGAATTTCTTGGCATCCATTTCTTCCTGTCCCCGCCGGCGCCCGACGCCATCGTGAGCCGCATGCTGCTCACCATCGAACTCACGACCATCACCATTGGCGGGCTCTATGCCGCCTTCTTTTTTCGAAAGCGATAACTCATAGGCGTTGCGGTTAATCCAGTGCCAGCGTCAGACACTTCGCCGATCCGCCGGACTTCATGAACTCATCCAACGGGACCGGATGGACCTGATAGCCTCGTTCCTGGAGCAATGCCATCGTGGCCGGACAGCCCTCGGGCAGCGCGACATGCACTCCCACACAGACCGCATTACAGGCAAACTTCAGCGCCTCCGCTTCCGGAACCGCCAGCCGCCGTCCTTCATCTACCCGCTCCCTGATCGCGCTCTGTCCATAGGAGTCGAACGCCGGGGGATAATACAGCAGTTCCCCTCCCGACAAGGGGCACAAACAGGTATCGAGGTGATAGAACCGCCCGTCCACTAACTCCAGCGGAATGATCTCGCGCGCGAACCGCTCGCCCAGGAGCGGAAACATGCGAATGTCCGACCGCTGCCGGTAGCCTCCAAACCAGTACTCGGGAAATCCCAGCAGATCTCCCGCCCCTTCGAAGAAAAACTCCTGATCGAAAGTCACAACCTCATAGCCGGCGGCGCGAAACCACTGCTCAAAATGCGCCTCTTCCCGTTGACGTTCGGCATAGCGAAAACGGCTGACCACGGCTTGCCGCCCAACAGCCACTCCTGCATTCGCCGTAAATACGAGGTCGGGCAATCCCGGCACCGGACGCATGCGCTCCAGCACGGCCCCCATGTCCCGCTCAAGCACCTCCATGAGACGATGCCATTGCGTAACCGCACGCTCGTGATCGACGATATTCGATCTCCGCATCCATGGATTGATTTCATACTCGATGGCAAAGTAATCCGGCGGGCACACGAGCAGGCGGCTCACACAGGCCTCCCCAGAGAGCGGGCGAGTTCACTCAGGAATGACGCCGCGTCCATCACCAGCCCGACGGCCTGGAAGCTCCCCCGGTCGGCGAGCTTCGTCGGAACGGCGGCATTGATGTCCACACAGACGGTCGGCACCGCGGCGGGCAACAAATTGCCGGTGGCCACCGCATGCAGCGTCGAGGCGACGAGCAGGGCCAGCCCAACCCCGGGGATCGCCTGGCGCATGGCGGCCTGCGCCCGCATCGAATCCGTGATCACGCCGGGCAAGGGCCCGTCATCTCTGATCGTCCCCGCCATCACCACCTGAACGCCGCGTCTGACACAAGCGGCCATGATGCCGGTCTTGATCACGCCGGACTCAACGGCAGCCCGAATGCTGCCGATCGCGCGAATCCGGTTGATGGTCCGCAGATGATGGGCATGCCCGTGCGGAACCGCCTGGCCGGCCGTGAGGGCGTAGCCTAAGGAGGTGCCGTACAGATCGGCTTCCATGTCATGCGCGGCCAAGGCATTCCCGCAGAACAACACCTGGATGAACCCTTCCTCGATCAGCCAGGCCAGCGCATCCCGCCCGCCGGCATGGATGATGGCGGGCCCTCCGGCCAGCAGAACGTTGGAGGGGGCTCCTCCCGCACGAGACTCGTCGCGCAGCATGCGCATCCGCCGGGCAATATCGGCGATAACGTGGCTGTGCGGCCGTTCAGCGGAAACCTTCGACTCCATGAACGCAAAGACATCGCGTTCGCGCGGGCGCTGCAGCGGTCTGACGCGCACACCCGCCTGCCCGGTCACGATGAGATCGCCCTGACGGACGTCGGCCATCGGCACCGTGCGGGCCGCGGCTCGCTGGCTATCCACCGTGATGCCCAGATCCATCTCCACCCCTTGGACTTCAACCCATGTCTCGTTCAGACGGACTTCGGTCGGCAAGTGGGTGGTGGAGTAGAATTCATCCGGAAACACGCCATCGGCAGGAGCCGGCTGCAGCACGCAATCGGAATCCCGCTCGACCACCGCGCCATGCGGCTGAATCGCGCGCAGGATGTGGCTTAACGCGGTGAGCGTGGGGGCCCGCACGACAATGCGCGCGCGCGACTGGTCCTCTCTGGTGCGGCCGATCTCCACCTGGTCGAGATCGAACGACCCGCCCATCGTCAGAATCAGATCCAGCACCTTCGCGAGAATCAGCGAATCGATAATGTGGCCGCGAAGGATGATCGTTTCTTGGGCCTGAGTCACAGCGCCCTCCCGATAGGCAAGGGGTCAGAGGCTAGAGGCTAGGGGGAAGCCCCGGGTGCCCCAGATCATTGCTCATGAAAATAATAGCGCGCATTCACCAAACAAGACCCTCTAGCCCCGCGCCTCTAGCCCCGGGCCAGTTTTCATGATCTCTCGCAGCACACTCGTCGCATAGGCACCTGGAGGCAAGGCAAAGGACACCGTCAGGACAGTACCGTCCAGCGACCAATCCAGTTCCGTCAAAGGCACTCGCAGGGGCCGGCGTTCGCCGCGAAACCCGCAGACCTTCGCCGCCGCCACCAGCGCCTCCTGCGTCGCCCCCGCCTCGGTGATCACCGCCTGCTCAATCGCGCCCGGCTCGCCGCTCGCCCAGGAGACTCTGGAACCGAATAACACTCCCGTCGGGCTGATCTCGAACCGATCGGCCCGCGCCTGCTCCACGTCCGCATCCTCAACGAGAAAACAGGCGCCATTCTCGGACTTGGCCGCCCAGTCGCCGGCGAAGACACGATCGATCGTGTGGATACGCCGGGCCAGGATGCGATTGAAGAGATAGGACTGATAGGCATTGAGGTACCACATCCGTTTATTTCGGCTCATCCTGTCGCGCCGTTTGTCGTCCGTGAGCAAAATTGCGCCCAGCTGATAATTGTCGCCGTCTTTCCCCTGCCGCTGAGGGCCGAAATAATTCGGCACCCCCCGCCGGCTGAGCTGGTCGAGAATGCCCGGCACCACCTCGGCCGCGTGCGGGGCAATGTCGCGAATCACCAGGCGAAACCGGTTGCCTGCATGGTGGCCGGTTCGCAGCCGATTGCGGTGCCTGCCCAGGATCTCCACCTTCAGGATCTGCTCATCGGCCGGCAGGCTCGCCATCCGGTCTGCCTGAATCCCCTGCACCGAAACCATTTGCGTCGTCACCGCCCGCGCGTCTTTCAATCCCGCAATGCCGATGGCCAGCGCCTTGACGCCCAGCACCGACGACAGCCGCTTCACCAAATCGGGAGTCGAGAGCCCGCGCTTCGTAATCCGCAGATACAGATGCTCCCCCTCGCCGCACGGCAGATACAGCGGCCGTTCGTCGACCTGAAAATCCTCCGGCGTTGTGCGCATGCGCCCGCCAATGCCGGGCAGGCTGTCAGTCAGAAACGGCTCGATCTGTCCGGTTGTCATGCCCCACCTTGTTGTTGCGTCATGAGAAAAATTCGGTCCTTTCTTCGGCCCGTTCGATGGGCATGGTATACTGCGCCATGTTGCATCATACCAAGAGGCGGACAGACCACTCGGCCGGATATGCCCCTTCACTGAAGCACACAGCCTCCGGCCTCCTCTTCCTGCTGTGCGCGGCGCTCTCTCACGGAACATCGGCCAATGCGGCCTGGCCGGTCACACGCCCCGACGTCTACCAAGACTTTACTCAGCATATTCAGCGGCAAATTGAAACCGACAAAGCCGCCTTCGCCCTAGCCAGCACTTGTACGAACTGGTTTTACCAGCAGGAGAAGCACAAACCCGCGCCCACTGTGGTGCAGCCGATCCGTTGGGATCCGGTATCCCAGTCGCCCAGCCGCGAAGACTGCCTCCGGATCTATCCGGGCGGCCTCGAAGCAGTCCGGGAGGATTTTCACCGCACCCAGACGGCCCTCTCCGTCAGCCTGACCTTCTACGAGTTCGCCCTGGTCAGCGACCGCAACGACGATAACCGGTACAGCCGCGAGGAATTGCGCGATCTGTTCCTCTCCCTCACCCTTGCGTATGACCCCCGGCAGACACCGGGCACCCAGGCGGAGGCCCTGACCACTCGCTTCGATACCTGGTATCGCGCAAAAAACCTCGAACAACTGATGAACAGTATGGCGCAGCTCTATGAGAAGGGCTATCGGGTCTCCGCCGCAGACCGTGCCGAACTGGAGCGCGTTTCAAAATAACGCGGCCCGGCCGGTTACGGCACAGGAATCCGCTCCAGGGCTTCTTTCGCGCGGCTCCGCACGGTCTGGTCCCAGTCTTCCTTCATCGCATATTCCAGCTTGGCCCTGGCCTCCGGCGCGCGCAGCCGGCCCAACCCCAATGCCGCACAAGACCGCACGTAGGCATGATCGTCTTCCAGCGCCGCCAAGAGCAACGGCACGACGGACCGGTCATTCAAGATGCCCAAATGGCTGGCGGCCATGCCCCGGATCCGATGCTGTTTGTCGCCCAGCGCCCGTCGGAGCGTCGTCACCCAGAGATCCTTGAGCGCCGGCGCCGCCGATTCGATTCCGTCCACCCGATACTCGTTAACCTCAGCCAAGGCAAATGCCAGCTCGAGCTGTTTGTCCCGCACCGTTTCCCGCTGAAACGCCGCAAGCAACCGGTTACGCTCCTGCTTCCGATGCACGCGGGCCCTGATCTTCTTCACCACAACCAGCAGCAGCACGACCATCCCGAGCACCGCGGCGGCGAGCGGAATGGCCTGATCGATCACATATTCTTGCGTGTCGGTGGACAGCCGCTTCCAGACCCACACGGCACTGATGATCAGTCCGACGAGGATCACGATGGCGGTCAGATTGGCCTGGCCCTGCTCAGTACGGCGCATCATGGGAAGGGGATCATACGGGCGCATCCCTCACCCCGTCAATGAATCCCGGCCGGGCCGCATGGTGCCGCCGGTGCCCTGCGCCCGCTTGACCCTGTTCACCGAGCAGACTATCCTCGCCCGATGGACCTGCCGCACCTCAAAGACGACCCCTATCTCAAGCTGGTCCGCCCCTTGGTGGAGACCTATCAAGCGTTTTGGCTGGCCGGCAGCCGCCACATCCGCTCCCTGCGATTGACCCCGGCACAATTCGACATCATTGCGACATTGGGAGATACCGGCGGCATGACCTGCGCAGAGCTGTCCGCCACGACCCTCGTCACCAAAGGGACTCTGACCGGTGTGCTTGACCGCCTGGTGGCGAAAGGCCTGATCCGGCGGGAAGCCGTCGAGAGCGATCGGCGGCGGGTCAATGTCCGTCTGACGGACAAAGGCACCGCGGTCTTTCGAAAAGCCTTCGCCGCGCACATCGCCTTCCTCAGGCCGTTTTTTCAGCGGGCCATGAGCGAGAAGGAGATCGAGCAGACCTGCATGCTGCTCTTGCGCCTGCGCGACAGCTTCAATCGGCCGGTGGCGGACTGATGCGCCTCACCGTCCTCGGCTCCGGCACCAATGTTCATCCGACCAGGGCCGCGGCCGGCTATCTCGTCATCACCGACCAGACCTTGTTGCTCGACTTCGGTCCCCGCACCCTCTCGAATCTGATCATGACCGGTGTGAATCGGCATGACGTGACCCATATCCTCTTTTCGCATTTTCACGCCGACCATTTTTCGGACTTCATCACCTTCTTCTTCGATGCCCTCATCTACACCAAACACGGCGGAGGCTGGCGGCCCGATTTGACCCTGATCGGCCCGCGCGGCACCAAGCCCCTGCTGGAAAGCATCATGGCGACCTTCCCCAGCTTTGCCTCACCGCCCTTCCGCGTCCGGATCAAGGAAGTGACGACCCGGCCCTTTCACATCGGCGACACCCTGATTACGCCACGCCCGGTCGTGCATGTGCCGGATCTGCATTGCGTCGGCTATCGGATCGAATACCAGAAGAAGACGCTGGTGTATTCGGGCGATGCCCAGTATTGCGACAGCCTTGTGCGCCTCTGCCACGAGGCCGACGTGGCGGTCTTGGATTGTTCGTTCCCGGCCACCAAACCAGGTCCGGTCCATATGCATGCGGGAGAATGCGGACAAGTCGCGCAGGAGGCCGGC
The nucleotide sequence above comes from Nitrospira sp.. Encoded proteins:
- a CDS encoding MarR family transcriptional regulator codes for the protein MDLPHLKDDPYLKLVRPLVETYQAFWLAGSRHIRSLRLTPAQFDIIATLGDTGGMTCAELSATTLVTKGTLTGVLDRLVAKGLIRREAVESDRRRVNVRLTDKGTAVFRKAFAAHIAFLRPFFQRAMSEKEIEQTCMLLLRLRDSFNRPVAD
- a CDS encoding HEAT repeat domain-containing protein, with the translated sequence MMRRTEQGQANLTAIVILVGLIISAVWVWKRLSTDTQEYVIDQAIPLAAAVLGMVVLLLVVVKKIRARVHRKQERNRLLAAFQRETVRDKQLELAFALAEVNEYRVDGIESAAPALKDLWVTTLRRALGDKQHRIRGMAASHLGILNDRSVVPLLLAALEDDHAYVRSCAALGLGRLRAPEARAKLEYAMKEDWDQTVRSRAKEALERIPVP
- a CDS encoding TIGR00300 family protein yields the protein MTQAQETIILRGHIIDSLILAKVLDLILTMGGSFDLDQVEIGRTREDQSRARIVVRAPTLTALSHILRAIQPHGAVVERDSDCVLQPAPADGVFPDEFYSTTHLPTEVRLNETWVEVQGVEMDLGITVDSQRAAARTVPMADVRQGDLIVTGQAGVRVRPLQRPRERDVFAFMESKVSAERPHSHVIADIARRMRMLRDESRAGGAPSNVLLAGGPAIIHAGGRDALAWLIEEGFIQVLFCGNALAAHDMEADLYGTSLGYALTAGQAVPHGHAHHLRTINRIRAIGSIRAAVESGVIKTGIMAACVRRGVQVVMAGTIRDDGPLPGVITDSMRAQAAMRQAIPGVGLALLVASTLHAVATGNLLPAAVPTVCVDINAAVPTKLADRGSFQAVGLVMDAASFLSELARSLGRPV
- a CDS encoding tRNA pseudouridine(13) synthase TruD translates to MTTGQIEPFLTDSLPGIGGRMRTTPEDFQVDERPLYLPCGEGEHLYLRITKRGLSTPDLVKRLSSVLGVKALAIGIAGLKDARAVTTQMVSVQGIQADRMASLPADEQILKVEILGRHRNRLRTGHHAGNRFRLVIRDIAPHAAEVVPGILDQLSRRGVPNYFGPQRQGKDGDNYQLGAILLTDDKRRDRMSRNKRMWYLNAYQSYLFNRILARRIHTIDRVFAGDWAAKSENGACFLVEDADVEQARADRFEISPTGVLFGSRVSWASGEPGAIEQAVITEAGATQEALVAAAKVCGFRGERRPLRVPLTELDWSLDGTVLTVSFALPPGAYATSVLREIMKTGPGLEARG
- a CDS encoding arginine deiminase-related protein, encoding MSRLLVCPPDYFAIEYEINPWMRRSNIVDHERAVTQWHRLMEVLERDMGAVLERMRPVPGLPDLVFTANAGVAVGRQAVVSRFRYAERQREEAHFEQWFRAAGYEVVTFDQEFFFEGAGDLLGFPEYWFGGYRQRSDIRMFPLLGERFAREIIPLELVDGRFYHLDTCLCPLSGGELLYYPPAFDSYGQSAIRERVDEGRRLAVPEAEALKFACNAVCVGVHVALPEGCPATMALLQERGYQVHPVPLDEFMKSGGSAKCLTLALD
- a CDS encoding ribonuclease Z gives rise to the protein MRLTVLGSGTNVHPTRAAAGYLVITDQTLLLDFGPRTLSNLIMTGVNRHDVTHILFSHFHADHFSDFITFFFDALIYTKHGGGWRPDLTLIGPRGTKPLLESIMATFPSFASPPFRVRIKEVTTRPFHIGDTLITPRPVVHVPDLHCVGYRIEYQKKTLVYSGDAQYCDSLVRLCHEADVAVLDCSFPATKPGPVHMHAGECGQVAQEAGVGRLVLSHFYPVAERYDVKAQAAEHFSGKITKGKDRLTIRL